The following coding sequences are from one Diospyros lotus cultivar Yz01 chromosome 7, ASM1463336v1, whole genome shotgun sequence window:
- the LOC127805778 gene encoding uncharacterized protein LOC127805778, protein MRRTTRVVGARVLKSGRRLLGSKNSNGEEWGELSDNSGGSGGEDEDDDDLTHCKLSGWRPALAVKPEVEEADIGDELPKPKSVGSVRDDDTGVDRMWGSFYRRKRKRMDSKGFDFEGGSGEKMALVDKRLGKNFDRRKKKDSTGQQASVTTHESSACCCYRIAVSWLHELVFLHSEFSFWIREEGQTEVASSFWVSAI, encoded by the coding sequence ATGAGGAGGACGACGAGGGTTGTGGGGGCGAGGGTTTTGAAGTCCGGTCGGCGGCTTTTGGGGAGCAAGAACTCGAATGGAGAGGAGTGGGGTGAGCTTTCTGACAATTCTGGTGGCAGTGGGGGCGAAGACGAAGACGATGACGATCTAACTCATTGCAAGCTAAGTGGGTGGCGACCTGCTCTTGCTGTGAAGCCAGAGGTGGAAGAAGCCGACATTGGTGATGAGTTGCCGAAGCCCAAATCGGTCGGAAGTGTCCGTGATGATGACACTGGTGTAGATAGGATGTGGGGTTCGTTTTACCGcaggaaaaggaagaggatgGACTCAAaaggttttgattttgaagGTGGCTCCGGGGAGAAGATGGCTTTGGTAGATAAGAGGTTAGGGAAAAATTTTGatcggaggaagaagaaggacaGTACTGGGCAGCAGGCTTCTGTCACAACTCACGAGTCAAGTGCTTGCTGCTGTTATCGAATTGCCGTCTCATGGTTACACGAGTTGGTTTTCTTGCATTCTGAGTTTAGTTTTTGGATACGTGAGGAAGGCCAAACTGAGGTTGCTTCATCTTTCTGGGTTTCTGCTATCTGA
- the LOC127805593 gene encoding uncharacterized protein LOC127805593, producing MTELVVLQDTSPERDYPAVPSVISGNDNHPPVDSVTSGNDNYPAVDSVTSGNDNYPAVDSVTSGNDNSAKRSAVHCRGATTLGVKTVQFRLAAKTCSIQKKSLLRSGRKKNTSVSRGRKSSVALVSKFYSPKHDSNLLDPMAYDSGPKSRRKSSKPSIKELRSSLDKDIGSLCCSGNILVIERYKGHRVEGAIVQLEGSASERWSLSIKKDGITQYSLTPGKAMRPCGYNHFTHDIIWTEDARKWKLEFLDRREWLIFRELYRECYDRNKLVPIADIVHIPGVYEVSDYADTESNSIPFRRPNSYISMEEDELSRALAKQRANYEMDSEDEEWLRKFNDESLVVNEYWEHVSDQHFEVIIDALEKASYLRPEDFSDERAAANLCLDLERKEVVEAIHGYWMQKRKKKGTALVKVFQLYRAQEDEVLPRSISLKRSINRQERRGGRRRGRTAIKAGKKASEGQNSSLLEVQEAKAAATPSARSGVKKRRKMMLLSDILASPMMAAKEPAATAVEGNVNVLEEEDSLIEVQVQFQFQEAEGAASESVGLVVDERPKKQQFMGTPKKPPKAAKRRKAAAESTLTRRTAQAENLEAMGPSKLENILDKAFAAAGRSAAAARCKRRHAQARLQHADLATYKATMALRNAQGFGVR from the exons ATGACTGAACTAGTGGTACTCCAAGACACCTCCCCGGAGAGAGATTATCCTGCTGTTCCTTCTGTAATATCTGGAAATGATAATCATCCTCCTGTTGATTCTGTAACATCTGGAAATGATAATTATCCTGCTGTTGATTCTGTAACATCTGGAAATGATAATTATCCAGCTGTTGATTCTGTAACATCTGGAAATGATAATTCTGCAAAAAGGAGTGCTGTGCACTGCAGAGGAGCTACTACGTTAGGTGTTAAAACTGTGCAATTTAGGCTTGCTGCTAAGACGTGCAGTATCCAAAAAAAGAGTTTACTGCGTTCCGGGAGAAAGAAGAATACTTCAGTTTCCCGTGGTCGTAAATCTAGTGTTGCGTTGGTTTCTAAGTTCTATAGTCCTAAACATGATAGCAATTTGTTGGATCCTATGGCTTATGATAGTGGACCTAAATCTCGTAGGAAGAGTTCCAAACCAAGCATCAAGGAACTAAGATCTTCCTTGGATAAAGATATTGGTTCACTGTGCTGCTCTGGGAATATTTTGGTTATTGAACGGTACAAAGGTCACAGGGTAGAAGGTGCTATTGTTCAGCTGGAAGGTTCTGCTTCAGAACGGTGGTCACTTTCAATTAAGAAAGATGGAATAACACAATATAGCCTTACTCCAGGAAAAGCTATGAGACCCTGTGGTTATAATCATTTCACTCATGACATAATATGGACAGAAGATGCTCGCAAATGGAAACTAGAGTTCTTGGATAGGCGAGAGTGGCTGATCTTTAGGGAATTATACAGAGAATGTTATGATCGTAACAAGCTGGTCCCTATCGCTGATATTGTCCATATTCCTGGGGTCTATGAAGTATCAGATTATGCTGACACTGAGAGCAACAGCATCCCTTTCAGGCGACCAAATTCATACATCAGTATGGAAGAAGATGAGTTGTCTAGAGCTTTGGCAAAGCAGCGAGCAAACTATGAAATGGACTCTGAGGATGAGGAGTGGCTCAGAAAGTTCAATGATGAGTCTTTGGTTGTGAATGAGTACTGGGAGCATGTCTCAGATCAACATTTTGAGGTAATAATCGATGCTTTAGAGAAAGCCTCATATCTTAGACCAGAAGATTTCTCTGATGAGCGAGCAGCAGCCAATCTTTGTTTGGATCTAGAGCGAAAGGAGGTAGTTGAAGCTATCCATGGTTATTGGATgcagaaaaggaagaagaaaggcactGCACTTGTCAAGGTTTTCCAG CTTTATCGGGCCCAGGAAGATGAAGTTCTACCAAGGTCCATTTCACTTAAGAGGTCAATTAATCGACAAGAAAGACGTGGTGGAAGAAGAAGGGGCCGAACTGCCATCAAAG CAGGGAAGAAGGCTTCGGAAGGACAGAACTCGTCGTTGCTTGAAGTGCAAGAGGCCAAAGCTGCCGCTACGCCATCCGCGCGTTCAGGAGTGAAGAAGCGTCGCAAAATGATGCTTTTGTCAGACATCTTGGCCTCCCCAATGATGGCAGCAAAAGAACCTGCAGCAACGGCAGTAGAGGGGAATGTAAATgttttggaagaagaagattcaTTGATCGAAGTCCAAgtccaattccaattccaagAAGCTGAAGGTGCGGCCAGTGAATCTGTGGGTTTAGTGGTTGATGAACGTCCGAAAAAGCAGCAGTTTATGGGGACACCGAAGAAGCCACCAAAGGCCGCAAAGCGCCGAAAGGCTGCAGCAGAGAGCACATTGACTAGACGTACAGCACAGGCGGAAAATCTGGAAGCTATGGGACCTTCGAAGTTGGAGAATATACTCGACAAAGCATTTGCTGCAGCTGGTCGATCTGCTGCTGCAGCACGTTGTAAGCGTCGGCATGCACAGGCGAGACTGCAGCATGCAGACTTGGCAACCTACAAAGCTACAATGGCACTCAGAAATGCCCAAGGGTTTGGAGTCAGATGA